Genomic DNA from Corylus avellana chromosome ca4, CavTom2PMs-1.0:
ATTAGTGAAAAAAATTGGCATCAATGTCTCTTCTGTAAAAGATGCAGGTATAAACATTGATAAACATACTGGCATTCCaggaaagcaaaaaagaaaattttacaCCTTACCTCAACTGTGGAGCTTCTCTTATTATGGTTTTGATGTGTAAAACCGTGCGAGGCAGAAAAACCCCAGGGAAAAAATTCTCTATCACCCAAAACCTGCattgttttttataagtaataacccCGAACCTACTAATAACCACATACAATATCAAGATCGATATAAGTGGTCACTAGATATATACAAGCACCAATCACAGTCTCTTCTGACGCATCTGTGCATACACACAAGCACTCATATatgagaaaggaagaaggaacACAAGGATTTTCTTCAAAGTAGTGAACTTTGAGTATTGCAGTGGTTTCTCTAGTCATCTTGTCTATTTGATTTACCAGTAGCATTGGGTATTATCAGGTAAATTCCACATGCCCACATTGCAatctttccaaaaaaacaagaaaagaaaaaataatgcttGCCTATTTACAGCTAGTAATACAGGAACCAAAATTTCTATTCCACTATATCATAAAACCTATAAAATGATATTGGAAATTTTATTACAGAAGATAATACAATATACAGCACCGTGGCTTCAATGTACATTAAACAATGTAAAATGAAATGGGCAATCCAAATTTGCACAAGACAACTAACAAGAATTTCTGCAACTCAATTACTTCTCACCATACCATGGAGCCTGTTCCTTGACATTCTAAGCATGTAAACAAGCCAAAAATCCTTCGCTTCCTATCAGTGTTGTGTTCAGAAAAGTGTACCCGTCATACTCATTACCCCCCTTGTCTTATCAATCCAGCAAACTCTTCATCAGTGCTCTTAAGCATCAGTGGCAAAGGGACTTCCACGCCACTCTGCAAGACTTTCTCGTGCCTAGGCTTTATCCTCTTCTCCAAACTAAATGCAAAATACTGAGGGAATTCCTTCAACTCCTCCAACTTCCTCTCCATCACCACAGCAAAGTACTCAAACTTTGGCTTAAAATTATTCTCGATGCTGAATGTCAACAGGGCCGGGCACCTTAAAGCCATCCCCACAGCCTCATCCCTGGAAAGCCCCAAACTTTCCAAATACTTCAGCTTGGGAATCAGGGTGATCTCTACACTAGAAACCAACAAGACAGAATCATGGTAAGCCAAGGCCTCCAAGTCCTTGAACCCAAGTCTCTGAAGGTAAAAAAAGGCTGGTTTCAGCTGGTCGCTTACACTGCAAGCAAGCAATCTTGGGCATTTGTTGATGACCCTTCTAAAGTTATGATCTGGGACTCCAAGGTATTGTGAGAGGAAGATGAAAACTGGGTTAAGGTCAGTTTTGATGTTGGAGGTGAGAATTTTGGGGCACATGCCAAAGATTCTGGGCAAGTCCTTCTGGCGAATGCCTTTGGCTTGGAGGAAGGAGATGATGGAGTGGACGGATTCGAGGGAGGCTTCGTGTAGAGAAGGGTTTTGGGAGAGGGCTTTCCCTGAGTCAACACCCATGATTTCAAGGCAGAggattttctctttgatttggAGGGAGATATTTTCATGGGTTGGTGTGTAGAGTGGGTGGTTTTGGAGGACGCTTTTGGGTTTTGCTGCCAAGGTGCCGTTTGATTGCTGGGAATTTAGTGGCGGTGAAGATGATGGTTTCTGAGGAGAGAAGCAGAGGAAAGAATGTAATgctgttgctcctgcagcaggCATTGTGTGAACTGTGCAGTGCTCCAAGAGCAAACaagtgtgtgtgagagagagagactctcTTGGCAAATGTCATCCCGTTTTATTTGCTTGTGGTAGTGACACGTGGCAGATTGCTTGAAAATGATTGGCTAAAATTGGATTTCAAAGATTGTTGCGACTGCTTCCTCGTgacgcaatttttttttttttttttaaaatttattgagACTGTCACACGTGTATCACTATGGTTGAGGTTAACATATATGTCATGTGGATCTCACTTCCATGCGGTAGTGAAAAACTACCTCATGGTGCGGTAGTCCAAAACCATCCTGTTTTGagtaataaaaacatttttttttttttaagaattaatataaaatttattaaatattaaataattaataattaaaaaaataaaaatattaaaaaacaaaaactattaaaaaggATAAGGGGGTGGCTGGCGACCCcgagcccaagggggtggccggccatcccGACCTCTCCGGCTTTCTTAATCTCAAATCCTGGCGACTTTCTCGCCTCCACCGCCTCAAAGTCGTTGACCTCTCTGGGAACCAGATCTCTGGCCAGATTCCGGTCTCTCTTGTCTGGCTTAGGCTACTGTACTTGCTTCATTTGCAGGACAACAGGCTGAGAGGCACCATCCCTCCTCTGTGGTGCTGCTGCTCTGCGTGCTCCTACTATGGATGGGTTGCAGGAAGCGTAGCTGCGCATGAGGCATGGCCAAAGTAGAAGATGACTGGggtttgatattttttaatatttttatctttttaattattatttgttttataatttttaagttttaatatttttttattattaactttttaaacatAGTTTTTAACTATGAAAAATGGTACCGTTTTCCACTACCGCATGCAAGCCGGATCCATGTCGTGTTAATAgattttctatcaatttttgcaatgatataaattcatttgttttcttcttgtacttttcaaaatttaataagttatttatcAAAACTTCTAATCACAATGACAAAAAAAAGATGCCGCAATTGCTTATGCAAAAGCTGCATCCAAAATGAAAGTTCTGTTAGCACACTTCGTAGCTACCACTTGGCCTTCATGATCTCTGGCTATGATGCTTACTCTCATCTTCTTTTGCCTCTTGTCAATTGCAGCATCCCAATTGAGTTTTATGCATCCCTCAGGAGGCTTGTGCTACACCATCATCCCATGATCATTTGGAATTTGACTTTGGCTATGTTGACCTTGCTCAGCTTTGGTGAAAGCCTCCAATTGAACTGTTGCTTCTGTCGAGCCACACATGCAACCATCTCCATATCCGAACCCTCCAACTTGTCCAACAGTTTTTCTAGAATACTCAGAAAATCTGTTTCATCGTTGGTGCATTTCTTGATGTTTTATTGCAGGCTAACCACACATCCTTTGCTGCTAGACAACTCCACAAAACATGGCCAGGAGTTTCCATCACTTGCTCACAGTGAACACATAGGGTTTCTTGTAATATTCCGCTTGTAGAGCTTCTCTTTTGTTGGAAGTATATTACTACAAGCCTTCCACATAAACATCTCAACCACCCTTGGATCTCTAATCTGCCAGATCCTCTTCCATAAAGACACCAATGCTTGCGGATTAGAACTCCCAAATggacataataataataatatatatttgatttaatatatgtagcatatattatatcatGGATCTCCATAACATGATGAAACACATAGCATCCTACCTCCATACTAATTTGCTCCTTTGCCAAGTGATATGCACTTTTGACAGCGAAatccatttttgtttcttgcCCAAACTAATTGGTCTGCATATGAATTTGGACAAATGGCCATTCCACAAATTTTTTCAGCTTCCTCATTAAAAATCTGCTTAACCAGAGGGATGTTCAACCATCTAAAATCCATAGCAATAAGAGCCGCAACATTAGCCCTTAAGGGTTGGCGCGGGTCGGGGCGGGTTTCGGCTTTTTCCACTACCTGACCTGCACCTTACAGGTTCGAAAAATCCAACCCACTACCTAGGCAAAGTGAACCTTAACCGCACGGGTTCGGGTTGTGCGGGGCGGGCTGGGTTCTTTTCCATCCTTCGCTTCCTCTCCTTTCATTTCCTCCGCCGGCTTCTTTGTCGGTTTCTCTTCTGTCTTCTCCATtggtttcttctcctccattttcgtctCTTCTGCAGGTTTCTTTTCctccaaaacaaacacaaccctACATCAGAACCCCGAGAAACAAACctataaacaatggaaaagTAAACCAAAGAATAATTCATATTAAGATAATGATAAAGAGATCTATTGGTTCCCATTCATGAAAGAGgcctagagagagaaaaaaaaacatggatcGTGGTTTGTGGAGGTGGGAGCAACGTAGCAGCCAGTGGTCAGAGGAGGTGGAGCAACAGTGCAAACGAGAGAGAGAATAGAccagagagagatgagagagagcaagagagggagagacgGTGGCAGAATAGAGAGAGttaaggttagggttttttaattttatacttaTGCGGGGCGGGCGGGTACCTGCGGGGAAAAAATTCTATACCCGCAACCCGCCTTGTCCCCACGGGTTGGATTTTATCCAATTCAAATCCGCCTCAAAATccgggcggggcggggcgggtttgcAGGTTGAGTGAGTTTTTGTCGAGCCCTATTTGCCCCTCTATTCAGAATTTTTACAAGTGACTGGATTGTATTGGTGATGGAGAATTCAACAATCTATCCCCCCAAATCATAATAGATCGGCCATCTCCCACCCTCCacatcaatccatcttgcaaTAATTCCCCTTTTTTCCAGATGCTCCTCCATGCATACGAAGGTCTGGATCCTAATGAAGAATccaaaaaattaccatttggatggtatttctctttaaaaattaaGGCTACCAAGGAATCTGGAAACTATGTCAATCTCCACCCTTGCTTGGCCAATAAAGCCAAATTAAAACACTATAAATCTCTAAAATCCACTCCTCCTCGATGCTTCGCTCTCCCCATCTTCTCCCAGCTCATCCACGACATTTTGGATTGATTATCTTTATGCTCCCACCAAAACTTAGACATCATAGAGTTAATGTCTTTACATAAGGTGTTTGGTAACATAAAAACACTCATTGTGTATGTTGATATCACCTGTACAACTGCCTTCAAAAGGACTTCCTGTCCTGCCTGAGATaggaaattttaatttaattttttaatatttttaatttttttaaaaaaaaaattatttttttattttttattttgtatatggacacatgtcaagATTTTAGGGGCGTTGATGTGgatttccgtcaatttttggACAGAAGTTtgacggaggtaccatctccgtttTTATGTAAACCGAAGGTATTTCTTGAGATAAAAACTAAACCCcaatggacaaaaaataaagttgttaaacacATGTGGCAAAAAgttatttaaccattttttaaaatatataattttttttttgtcccacCATGGTTGAGGTTGAGGAAaatgaataataacaaaataggCTCCAATATATATTACAGTATAATATATCAAACAGCTTGTTCTTCAACAGATTAAGACCCTCTCCCTCGGCCACAAACATAAACCAACGCGATTTAGAAACTAAGTCCATAATATTgagacaaaaaaagaattaatcaaacaaaaaattccgTTAAAATTTTTCCTCTTCCTCAAGGCTTCCCACACAAAAGGCTGTCCGAATCTGACAATTGGGCATACCACGAATCTTAATTCTACTTCCCCCTTTCTATTGGCTCAATCGGCAAATTCTTGTACCGTCTGATTAATTAGCTCCAAATCCCAATCTCTCTTTCACGGCAATTCTCGAGGCAAACCAATCCGTTGAAGTAGCCCACGATATGAGTGAACTTTCTTAGATGTCTCAGTGGCTGGCAAATCTTCAAGAAAGCTCTGTCGAACTGGTGATTGTCGTTAAAGCGCACTGAGAAGCAATTTGGTGGCGGATGCTTAACTTCATCATCGCATTCTAGGACGATGAGTGTGCGTTCTCGGTTGGCGGCAATATATGGAAAGCTTGAGATGCATGTTGATGAAAATCGGGTCGTTGATTAGCGCATGCCATGCCTTTGAAACACACCGTAAACGTAATAGAGACTTGACGGGTAATCGAATGAGTATTTCAGGGATTAACTCCAGCAAGAGACTCGACATGGAtgagtaagaatttttttttcaatttgtaaaTTGTTTCGAAAGagactttttggaagaaaatttcttACTTGTATATATTCCTAcattttaatctttaaaaaaagtaatatgtGTCCATTAATATATAAAGAGTACATGTGTTGTTTCTCACATGCTTAAATAACACATCACTTTCAAGTTGCCAACCCATAAAATGTTTGTCTTATATAATTTCTCGCccaaaggacacaaatttctaGCCTCTAAAAGCCACATTATACGTTAAACTATTATAAAACATGTGAAAAGCACgtcttattaaaataatatgagtcctgaaagaaataaatgaattcCAAAAATCTTAGGTAAATCCAAAGAAGGTTTTCCCGTGCGTTCATCACAAAATATTTCTAGATCCCAATACACCCAATGCCAATAGCTGCCAAAAAGCACAAGCCAGAAAACACAATATGTGCACCGGCCACACCTTCGTAACTCCAAATACCCGGATTCGTTATAGTCCCTCCTGTGATACTCCAACTGCCCCATGAATTGGTTATTCCTAAGCGAGGCTagtttatatgaaatttatatTCATCCCAAATAAGACAAAGAAATTTCCTATAAACTAGTTTGTAGAAAACTTCTCCaaattagtttataaaagtgacatgttctttaagcatgtgagaatcacatgctttCAAACCATGTGAAAAGTATATgctgttaaaaaaaacaaaaaaaaaaaagcgtaatTCTCACATGCAAAGGATATATGTTAGTTTTAGAGGTTGGTTTATATACAAGAAATTTCTAGAGGACAAAAATTTGTTACAAACTGGTTTTTAGCAAATCCCTACAAACATGTCCAAGGAGTTGCCAAGTGTCCTTAAACATGTGcctttgacatttttttttttttaaaaaaaaaaaattttaattattatttttattaagttaaacaaacaaatatttcaCTATCagtttagagtaatgctataagtctttttagagtcCTCCTACAGTCATCTCAAATgttatgtggcttttaaaatcaacgttgaatttgagatgtgatttattgagttttgatctattggtgattttaaaagccacatcacaattgagatgactctaggaagacttatagcattactcatcagTTTAACATAAAATTGCGTGCTTGATTCCTCTCTCAAAGAGGCCGTCGCCTTCGACAGTAGTTTTATAATTGGATGCATATacgtttaaatttttaatggttGTGCAAAAATTTCACTAACAATGATTAATAAAAAGTAGGTTGAaaagtaacctttttttttttttttaattcaacttATTAGGTTGACAtgttaattcaaatttagagaATAGAGATGAGTATTTGTCTTTCCATCCTAATGGTTAGTGTTGAATGTATATTCGACACaatggtaaataaataaaagaaaacgtGCTCTTTGTTGATATTATTTAGagagtatattttattttaaaatttttttgatgtgacataaagtaaaaataattttgagagttattttgaattatttgttaatatatttactCGACCTAAAGTAAAAAGTTTTTACCCAATATGTTAGCTTTTTGTTTTacacaactttttaagtactaaaagtacattttaagGTCTTTAACACAATtacaaacatgctcttagtatAAACATTCTACTAGCATACTAACTACTACTAAGTCTATTATATCAGTGTGTTACTAACAGTAACATATGAATTGAGTCTATTATTTTAGCTAATGGCTTTTCAATCACATTCTCGTCTCGGTGTCAATTCTTTCtccatattatttaaatattatttttttattttattgtttgtatatttttaaataCTTATACATTATTGCATAAAACATCTTCTGGATCCTAACTCAACTttctaggggtgtcaacccgtcCGCTTTCTGTTTTTGCATAAAACTGGGAACCGGAACTGGGTACTCGTTCTTACATCTTGAGGAAACCAAAACTGTAATCGTGACTCCTACATCGTCCCTTGCCATCACAAATTCATTTTACCCGTCCGTAACTGGCTTCAAAAttggttttgggtttattttaggtattagtctaaaaaaaacccctttttttttttttttttttcataagttggtccattttttaaaaaatctattagtctctttgtctaaattaaaggggctttgttgtgattgttccaaataattaaaaaataaacttaaaaaagtccaaaaatcctaaaaaatcaatgtttttgcctatttggaccttagaaataaaaatttaattttttaaaataccccaaacctaaacctaagtgtaaaatatatatatattattaaataatatatattaaataaaatggaaacccggttccggtattcccggtaaaaatcaggtaccaaaaaccggtaccaaaaccggggtaccccggtttttcgatttttcaaaccggaatcggaaccgggaccccggtttcccaGTTTTCCGGTTTCGGTTTCCCGATAATTTTTGATACCCCTACAACTTTCTAACAAATGAAATCAAAATTAGAATCCATCTCCAGAATCTGCTCGCAACTTCTATGCTAGCAAGTTCTACATCCTTGTATATATTTTCGAAAGAAATGTGCATCCCAACCAATGGCACGAAGAAGACACAATCAAATACAATGCCTACTTGCACTTTAAGAATCAAAGCTAATGCAGGCTGAAAAATATTTAACGTGCAAGCAAATGCATACAAAAAAATGGATAGCTGTATTTGGAGAAAGAAAATCTTTGCCTCCATAGAACATTTGAGCAACATAGAACTTAAAATAGTTTAGTAAGTCTAGAGAATTCCAGCAGAGATAGACATTAGACATAACTCGGAATGCTGAAGCAAAGAAATTCTACATGATATAAAATTCCCAAGAAAATGAGTTGTACCAAAATGGGCTCCAAAGCAGTTTTCCTTGCAATCTAATATCAAACAGCTTGTTCCTCATTTATCATTTCCTCCTCCATGGCTTCTATCAACAGATTAGGACCATCCGATGGATTATTATTCCTGGCACAAACATATATAGACCAATATGAGTTGAAAACTAAGTCCTTAATATCAAgccaaagaattaatcaaacaaaaaattacactCAAATCAGTTATAAATTTTACACTCTATCACCGTCGTCGAGAAGAACAAGGCTTCCCACACAAATGGCCGTCT
This window encodes:
- the LOC132177063 gene encoding transcription termination factor MTEF1, chloroplastic, with the translated sequence MPAAGATALHSFLCFSPQKPSSSPPLNSQQSNGTLAAKPKSVLQNHPLYTPTHENISLQIKEKILCLEIMGVDSGKALSQNPSLHEASLESVHSIISFLQAKGIRQKDLPRIFGMCPKILTSNIKTDLNPVFIFLSQYLGVPDHNFRRVINKCPRLLACSVSDQLKPAFFYLQRLGFKDLEALAYHDSVLLVSSVEITLIPKLKYLESLGLSRDEAVGMALRCPALLTFSIENNFKPKFEYFAVVMERKLEELKEFPQYFAFSLEKRIKPRHEKVLQSGVEVPLPLMLKSTDEEFAGLIRQGG